The window TGAAAGATATCTGCCTGGGATAAAGCGTTTTGTCCGGTGGTGGCGTCAATGACCATCATTATATCATGGGGAGCGTTCTTGTATTTTTTATCCACGGACCGCTTGATTTTTTTGAGCTCTTCCATGAGATTTTTCTGGGTGTGCAGTCTGCCTGCCGTGTCAATGAGCACCACATCCGCGCCCCTGGCCATGGCTGCTTCAACGGCATCATAGGCAACTGCCGCAGGGTCTGCCCCCTCCTTGTGCCGGACAATGTCTGCACCGGCGCGCCGGGCCCAGATTTCAACCTGCTCAATGGCTGCGGCTCTGAACGTGTCGGCTGCAGCAATCAGGACTTTTTTGCCCTGGGATTTGTATTTCATGGCCAGTTTGCCAAGGGTGGTGGTTTTCCCTGTTCCATTGACACCCACCATCATGATGACATAGGGCTTGGGATGGGATGGGGCAGGGCAGGACGGTTGGTGGAAAAGGGTGAGCAGCTCGTCTTTGAGAACCTGGCGAAGCTGGTTTCCCGTGGACAGCCCCCGGCTTTTTTTTCTGATCCGCTCCATCATCTCCATGGTGATGTCAAGGCCAAGGTCAGAGGTGACGAGGCGTTCTTCAAGCTCATCAAACAGATCGTCATTTATGGCTTTGGACGAGGAGAACAGTTCTGTGACATCCGTATTTAAAACGGTCCGGGTTTTGGCCAGGCCGGATTTAAGTTTTGATAACAGGCCTGTGCCCTCTTTTGCCCCGGGCTTTTCCTGAACCGGGACCTGGGTCTGTGGGGCTGGTTCTTGGATTGGGTCCGGTTCCGGCAACTCATCTGACGCAAAGTCCGGTTCCATGTCTTCTTCCGGATCTGACTGTAAGTCCGGCGGCGGGGAAGGCTGCAATGATATAGGTTCTTCCGAAGATCCTTTTTTTTCAGGTTCTTTTTCTTCTAAAACGGGTTCAGTTTCAGATGTTTTCTTTTTTTTAAAAAAGCTAAATGCCACCCTTGTTTCTCCTTAATGGATTTAATTTAAAATCCTGATTTGCCAATTGGGTAAAATCCGGGTTATCATGCACCATCTTGTACATTTTTTAGCAGCAGCAATCAAGGTTTGAGGTTGTTAAATTGGCTTTACTTTCCTTGTATCACTGGTTAAAAGTACTCAACCATAACAAGTTGTTTAAACTCGTTTAAACTTTGGGGGGCAATATTATGGCCGAACAGCGTGGTGATAAAGCAGAGCTGGAAGCTGAAATAGTTAAATTAAGAGCTCAGAAGGACCGTCTGCTCAAGGAACTGGATGAAGTGGAGGCGCAGTATGGACATCTTGACACTCTTTATCGACGGTATTTCCCCATTATTTTAGAGACGCTCTCCCAGGACGGTACCGCATTTGGTGATGCCTGTAGCCAGCTGGGTATGGCCATGCGGAAAAAGGCCTCTGCGACCAAAATCGAATACATTTTCGGACAGATTAAAACCGCCATGATCCAGGAAGATATAGGCCCTGCCGGCGGCAAAAAAAAGAAAGGATTATTTTCATCCCTCCGGAAAAATTCATCCGAAGATCAGTTGATGAACAATATTCGGCAAAATTACCATGATGTGGTGAACCATCTGAAATCCACCCTGGATAAGAAATATACCAGAAAACTGGACGCCATTACCGGCACTCTGCTCAAGACAAAAGAAATTCCCGATTTTGACGAAATCAGGGAAAATATTTTTGCTCTGATTTTTCTTTATATATCAGAAACCAGCCAGGACCGTGAAAAGGTCAATGCCTTTATTCGGGATATCGTGGCAAGGATTTTTGAAATTGAAAAGAAGCTGGCCTCCTCCTATGAGCAGACAACCACCCTTATTTCCTCAAATCAGGGATTTGAATCCATCTTGAATGAAGAAATGACAGGGCTGAAAAATTCATCCGATGTCTCCCAGAGCCTGGATGATTTAAAGGAAAAGATATCCCTGGGTCTTTCTTCCATTGAAAAGGCATTACAGAAAAAGCAGAAAGTGGATAAGGCCATCAGCCAGCTGGCCGAGAAAAGCAGGGAATCCTTTACCTCCGGGTTCACCAGGCTGAAGCAGGAGCTGCAGGTTGCCACAAAATACACCGAAGAGCTGGAGAAAAAGCTCAACGAGGATCAGCTCACCGGCGCCAAAAACCGCAGGGCCTATGATAAAAAAATTGAAGAGGAGATGGATCGGTTTCTGCGGTATAAAACTATTTTTTCCCTTTTGGTCATCGATGCAGACAAGTTCAAAAATATTAATGATACCTATGGTCACGCCATTGGCGACAGGTGTCTGCAGGAAATTATAAAACGGACCCGGCCGTTATTGAGAAAAAATGATCTGCTTGCCCGGTATGGAGGTGAAGAATTTGCCGTGATCATGCCGGAGACAGATGCCCAGGGCGCAAAAATTGTTGCCGAGAAAATTCGTCAGACCATCGAAAAAATAGAATTTCTGTATAAAGAGAAAACCGTAAGGGTTACGGTCAGCATCGGCGTTTCCTGCATAAGGGAAGGTGATAAGTCCGGAACAGATTTATTTGAACGGGCGGATATGGCTGTATACAAGGCAAAGGAAAATGGTAGAAATCAGGTTATGGTACAGTAAAACAATAGATCTGGAGTAATAATGAACGACAACACCGTGGAAATCCTTGGCAATGTGTCGGCCCAAGTGCGTGAAATCATCAATGAGGAGAGCCGGGAAACCCTGGCACGAAGACGGTTTTCCCCTGAAAAAATAGAAATTTTCAATGCATCACATACGTGCCTTGAGATATTGGATGAATACCG is drawn from uncultured Desulfobacter sp. and contains these coding sequences:
- a CDS encoding GGDEF domain-containing protein, whose product is MAEQRGDKAELEAEIVKLRAQKDRLLKELDEVEAQYGHLDTLYRRYFPIILETLSQDGTAFGDACSQLGMAMRKKASATKIEYIFGQIKTAMIQEDIGPAGGKKKKGLFSSLRKNSSEDQLMNNIRQNYHDVVNHLKSTLDKKYTRKLDAITGTLLKTKEIPDFDEIRENIFALIFLYISETSQDREKVNAFIRDIVARIFEIEKKLASSYEQTTTLISSNQGFESILNEEMTGLKNSSDVSQSLDDLKEKISLGLSSIEKALQKKQKVDKAISQLAEKSRESFTSGFTRLKQELQVATKYTEELEKKLNEDQLTGAKNRRAYDKKIEEEMDRFLRYKTIFSLLVIDADKFKNINDTYGHAIGDRCLQEIIKRTRPLLRKNDLLARYGGEEFAVIMPETDAQGAKIVAEKIRQTIEKIEFLYKEKTVRVTVSIGVSCIREGDKSGTDLFERADMAVYKAKENGRNQVMVQ
- the ftsY gene encoding signal recognition particle-docking protein FtsY; translation: MAFSFFKKKKTSETEPVLEEKEPEKKGSSEEPISLQPSPPPDLQSDPEEDMEPDFASDELPEPDPIQEPAPQTQVPVQEKPGAKEGTGLLSKLKSGLAKTRTVLNTDVTELFSSSKAINDDLFDELEERLVTSDLGLDITMEMMERIRKKSRGLSTGNQLRQVLKDELLTLFHQPSCPAPSHPKPYVIMMVGVNGTGKTTTLGKLAMKYKSQGKKVLIAAADTFRAAAIEQVEIWARRAGADIVRHKEGADPAAVAYDAVEAAMARGADVVLIDTAGRLHTQKNLMEELKKIKRSVDKKYKNAPHDIMMVIDATTGQNALSQADIFHKAVGLTQISVTKLDGTAKGGIVAAVSATMNLPIAYIGVGEAIEDLQEFEAKRFIDALFD